From one Chlamydia sp. 04-14 genomic stretch:
- a CDS encoding DUF687 family protein, whose translation MTAPTRPNPFSSGNDAQGSAEVRNDENIESVSEISNQQASSSNRIAVISIPEAIVPVSQNRSLILATPAIRFLVQHLPSGNSLPRQYHRVGVGYVNGSSSTYREAMVEAIHLSEALVGGPVLGVYHSGRELTRRYLTFLGSLSQDSVVCQVLLAVWEEYFSQHPEGCFLQYFYGDGGHVIDAALAATPYIDRIEVIGISPTFYPRVGRVTTYRLSGDVTSLLDREGFLLSQPRTLSYSHNSFGVFFPSFCDPAFLTAIRSHMLEAAHVTVLHQTVGPSTSLINVNAWEGILANNQVELISFSPGNSTFFDRVISLANSPLTFTDTAENYVAPGFIERCTVGLSMIVRVMDIVTLFFWTSDGETMVSIGICAGIMGLALARYSLIVFTNSQRRRRRFRWLRLFALACAPMEILVNTADIVNALRLLIGYRMDGCDTALYAMLLNLGIFLNVQELITFPLTRVRGALQEYSFRVLSLRTSREISEEQNQQGAVVPAGRDMVQDARMVSEAALVAVHGLIFPYVSMVISMAGISLHSSCRTVNGTEEDVITHPFPPFSEALEDGDVYAVSQVVNVVFCFFFFIANLVIFTRIFRIPHRRR comes from the coding sequence ATGACGGCACCCACACGTCCAAATCCTTTTTCCTCCGGCAATGATGCTCAAGGGAGTGCGGAAGTTCGTAATGATGAAAATATAGAATCGGTATCTGAAATTAGCAATCAACAAGCTAGTTCAAGTAATCGGATAGCTGTTATTTCTATTCCCGAAGCTATAGTTCCTGTCTCTCAGAATAGATCCTTAATACTTGCAACTCCTGCAATACGTTTCCTTGTTCAACATCTACCTTCAGGAAATTCTCTTCCTAGACAATACCATCGCGTGGGCGTCGGATATGTCAACGGTAGCTCTTCAACATATCGTGAAGCTATGGTAGAAGCTATTCATTTAAGCGAAGCTTTGGTCGGAGGTCCTGTTTTAGGAGTTTATCATTCAGGGAGAGAGTTAACCCGAAGATATCTTACTTTTTTAGGTTCCCTTTCTCAAGATTCTGTAGTGTGTCAGGTTTTGCTTGCTGTTTGGGAAGAGTATTTTTCTCAGCATCCTGAGGGATGTTTTTTACAATATTTCTATGGTGATGGAGGGCATGTCATTGATGCGGCTCTAGCTGCAACTCCCTATATAGATAGGATAGAAGTTATAGGGATCAGCCCGACATTTTATCCTAGAGTGGGTCGTGTCACAACCTACCGATTATCAGGAGATGTTACATCACTTCTAGATCGTGAGGGTTTTCTTCTTTCTCAACCTAGAACTCTTTCTTACTCTCACAATTCTTTCGGAGTATTTTTCCCTTCATTTTGTGATCCTGCTTTCTTAACGGCAATACGCTCGCATATGTTAGAAGCAGCTCATGTAACTGTTTTACATCAGACAGTTGGACCTTCGACTTCTTTGATTAATGTTAATGCTTGGGAGGGCATATTAGCGAATAATCAGGTAGAGCTGATTAGCTTTTCTCCAGGAAATTCGACATTTTTTGATAGGGTAATTTCCTTGGCAAACTCACCTTTAACATTTACAGATACCGCAGAAAACTATGTAGCTCCTGGATTTATAGAAAGGTGTACTGTTGGATTGAGTATGATAGTTAGAGTGATGGATATCGTCACACTATTTTTCTGGACATCCGATGGTGAAACAATGGTTTCCATAGGTATATGTGCAGGGATTATGGGACTAGCTCTTGCACGCTACAGTCTTATTGTTTTTACAAATTCTCAGCGTCGTAGACGACGTTTTCGTTGGCTAAGACTTTTTGCTCTTGCCTGTGCACCCATGGAGATATTGGTAAATACCGCAGATATAGTGAATGCTTTGCGTTTGCTTATCGGTTACCGTATGGATGGGTGTGACACAGCGTTGTACGCCATGCTTTTAAATCTCGGTATCTTTTTAAATGTTCAGGAATTGATAACTTTTCCTTTAACACGCGTTCGTGGAGCATTGCAGGAGTATAGCTTTCGCGTATTATCTTTGAGAACATCAAGAGAAATTTCAGAGGAGCAAAATCAACAAGGTGCGGTTGTTCCTGCAGGCAGAGATATGGTGCAAGATGCGCGTATGGTTTCAGAGGCTGCTTTAGTAGCTGTGCACGGATTGATATTCCCCTACGTTTCTATGGTGATATCTATGGCGGGAATATCTTTGCATTCTAGTTGTCGTACGGTAAATGGTACAGAAGAAGATGTAATCACACATCCTTTCCCACCATTTTCGGAGGCTCTAGAGGATGGAGATGTCTACGCTGTTAGCCAGGTAGTTAATGTGGTGTTTTGCTTTTTCTTTTTTATAGCAAATCTAGTGATCTTCACCAGGATTTTCCGTATTCCTCAT